One Fusarium falciforme chromosome 1, complete sequence genomic window carries:
- a CDS encoding Peroxisomal biogenesis factor 2, which yields MTDSSFVQAQRRVAARRQAREAEATARIAAQRQSSRTRSSLERLPFPLGRIGSAWDAISTREGTRPAFRVGQVDAELLDVELLDILKDQVCEGLKYFGGGHLHDDWSAEIMLALRAVLFKLTVWDHDATYGAALQNLKYTDARREGPILKAPSKVQKSLYGLVTVFGNYAWTRWEDWLLEHDDGYDEPSPRVKRLSRLTSTLSTVHSAAACVSFLIFLLHGRYRTLLDRVLRMRLAPPTSQVSREVSFEYLNRQLVWHAFTEFLLFVLPLIGIQRWRRWLTRTWRKTKDIIRTGPEEGSKPNGEYAFLPERTCAICYQDQNDTATSETEILAAAASSGVIGSAQTDITNPYETIPCGCVYCFVCLATRLEREEGEGWTCLRCGEHVRECKPWSGDLLEPSKHNSAKTVAFSDDITGGVLVDEKDEDSLVESLSTSSD from the coding sequence ATGACCGATTCGAGCTTCGTCCAAGCGCAGCGCCGCGTAGCTGCGCGCCGCCAGGCCCGCGAGGCCGAAGCCACAGCCCGTATCGCTGCGCAACGGCAATCTTCCCGAACCCGATCCAGCCTCGAGCGCCTACCCTTCCCCCTCGGCCGCATCGGATCTGCCTGGGACGCGATATCGACGAGAGAGGGTACGCGACCTGCTTTTCGTGTGGGACAGGTTGACGCCGAATTGCTTGACGTGGAGTTGTTGGATATCCTCAAGGACCAAGTTTGCGAAGGCCTCAAATACTTTGGTGGAGGCCATCTTCACGATGACTGGTCGGCCGAGATCATGCTGGCCCTCAGGGCAGTGTTGTTTAAGCTCACCGTCTGGGACCACGATGCGACATACGGCGCGGCTCTTCAGAACCTCAAATACACGGATGCCAGGAGAGAGGGACCCATCCTCAAGGCGCCCTCCAAAGTGCAAAAATCGCTTTACGGGTTGGTGACAGTATTTGGGAACTACGCCTGGACAAGATGGGAGGATTGGCTGCTGGAACATGACGATGGATACGATGAGCCCAGCCCGCGAGTGAAGCGGCTCTCGCGGTTGACATCCACCCTCTCGACTGTCCATTCAGCTGCCGCATGCGTCTCCTTCCTTATCTTTCTGCTGCACGGCCGATATCGAACACTCCTTGATAGAGTTTTACGGATGAGGCTTGCGCCACCCACTAGCCAGGTCAGCCGAGAGGTCTCGTTTGAGTATCTCAACCGACAACTTGTCTGGCACGCCTTTACTGAGTTTCTACTCTTTGTGCTGCCTTTGATTGGCATCCAgcgatggcggcgatggcTGACCCGGACATGGCGAAAAACCAAGGACATCATTAGGACAGGCCCAGAAGAGGGCAGCAAGCCCAATGGAGAATATGCATTCCTCCCTGAGAGGACATGCGCCATCTGTTACCAGGACCAGAACGACACTGCGACTTCAGAAACAGAGATCCTGGCGGCGGCAGCCTCCAGCGGTGTTATCGGCTCAGCCCAAACGGATATCACCAACCCATACGAGACGATTCCTTGCGGCTGTGTGTACTGCTTTGTGTGCTTGGCAACCCGTCTGGAgcgggaggagggagagggctGGACATGCCTACGATGCGGTGAGCATGTCAGAGAATGCAAGCCCTGGAGCGGTGACCTGCTGGAGCCGTCGAAGCACAACTCGGCAAAGACGGTGGCCTTTTCGGACGATATCACCGGGGGTGTACTTGTAGatgagaaggatgaggactCGTTAGTTGAGAGTCTGAGTACATCCTCGGACTGA
- a CDS encoding RING-type domain-containing protein, with the protein MSLTEIRNAVLLFSNPVWSGASTVPSTIIRNLTALSKQMAYEERITSNITTLTSTNADSRQSISGLLYVPDLDGYPECDQQQYEFIPENVTRRENLPPTNYNLIALAPWFSIDCTLSYLASARLDPIRAFIFYKPNNSSNKPQDADSPVWNLEDGGAWRNANKYPIYAVSGKEGQGIMQQLSLYSGRIDDVPYGSEINKLYGPNPKDYVRIWTELSLHDESNMPALWAFFLIVIGALLAIIAFVSVTMHLVQRRRRISLRRRVESGEVDLEAMGIKRLTVPATHVRGFPLFTYNADPESMAAPPTPSSTRRLRSSRGLDQRSIRSGASVRSKRSSIGVNGDNAATNFQPSCHICLVNFDHRVTIIRELPCGHIFHPECIDEFLLQNSSLCPVCKHCMLPRGYSPKITNGMVRRERALRRLRERVDLEDLSEGSTDNTKIRDWGKRLFRTSTSPTRPASSPLVSLKLGKFRRRPAEDTTAEVSEHADTPPAPSSTTSQPEEPEATTRPPATAKATKPRRSRPRALNLLPTQPENSELITPTVGRASPSSFARQRMREIAAKNAPFDDPDSQRAIWLRAISKVFPGYF; encoded by the exons ATGT CGCTCACCGAGATACGAAATGCCGT CCTCCTGTTTAGCAATCCAGTATGGAGCGGCGCCAGTACGGTCCCGTCGACAATCATCAGAAACCTTACGGCTCTCTCG aagcagatggCATATGAGGAGCGCATCACCAGTAACATCACCACCTTGACCTCAACCAACGCCGATTCACGCCAGAGCATTTCTGGCCTCCTCTACGTCCCGGACCTCGACGGCTATCCCGAATGTGACCAACAACAGTACGAATTCATACCCGAAAATGTGACACGACGAGAAAACCTACCTCCCACAAATTACAACCTCATCGCTCTCGCTCCTTGGTTCAGCATCGACTGCACCCTATCCTACCTCGCATCTGCGCGTCTCGACCCCATTCGCGCCTTCATCTTCTACAAGCCCAACAATTCGTCAAATAAACCCCAAGATGCAGACTCGCCTGTGTGGAATTTGGAGGACGGCGGGGCTTGGAGGAATGCCAACAAATATCCCATATATGCCGTCTCAGGAAAGGAAGGTCAAGGTATCATGCAACAGCTGAGTCTTTATTCAGGCCGCATCGATGACGTTCCCTACGGAAGCGAGATCAACAAGCTCTACGGCCCAAATCCAAAAGACTACGTTCGAATATGGACCGAGCTCTCGCTGCACGATGAGTCGAACATGCCAGCTCTCTGGGCCTTTTTCTTGATCGTCATCGGTGCTCTCCTGGCCATCATTGCCTTCGTCTCGGTTACCATGCACCTAGTTCAACGGCGACGTCGAATATCTCTCAGGCGAAGAGTCGAATCCGGCGAGGTAGACCTTGAGGCAATGGGTATCAAGCGCCTAACGGTGCCGGCCACTCATGTACGCGGATTCCCTCTGTTCACATACAATGCAGACCCCGAGTCGATGGCCGCTCCTCCTACCCCCTCGTCTACCCGCCGTCTACGAAGCAGCCGGGGACTCGATCAGCGCAGCATCCGCTCCGGTGCCAGCGTTCGGAGCAAGCGATCCAGTATCGGCGTCAATGGCGACAATGCTGCTACCAACTTCCAGCCAAGCTGTCATATCTGTCTCGTCAATTTCGACCACCGAGTAACCATTATCCGAGAGCTCCCCTGTGGACACATCTTTCATCCGGAATGTATCGATGAGTTTCTGTTGCAAAACAGTTCTCTTTGTCCCGTGTGCAAGCATTGCATGCTGCCAAGAGGCTACAGCCCCAAAATCACGAACGGCATGGTTCGTCGTGAACGTGCCTTACGGCGATTACGGGAACGGGTCGACCTTGAGGATTTGTCGGAAGGATCAACAGACAATACCAAGATCAGAGACTGGGGCAAACGACTTTTCCGAACCTCGACATCTCCCACTCGACCTGCCTCTTCGCCTTTAGTCTCCCTGAAGCTAGGAAAGTTCAGACGACGTCCCGCAGAAGACACAACAGCGGAGGTGTCAGAACACGCGGATACGCCACCAGCGCCTTCGTCAACCACCTCCCAACCGGAGGAGCCAGAAGCGACCACGCGTCCTCCTGCTACAGCCAAGGCCACGAAGCCGAGACGATCGAGACCCCGGGCTTTGAACCTACTACCGACACAACCAGAAAATTCCGAGTTGATCACACCAACAGTAGGACGCGCAAGTCCCTCCTCATTCGCTCGACAGCGTATGCGTGAAATTGCAGCCAAAAATGCACCCTTTGACGACCCCGATTCTCAAAGGGCAATAT GGCTTCGTGCAATTTCAAAAGTTTTTCCTGGATATTTCTAA
- a CDS encoding HMG box domain-containing protein, whose amino-acid sequence MARPKKSAAEKQQPAQVPVPQQQHIQHHQQPLVPTPMMPVPVAAAVVPPPQAVMPQRVVDNDSFLRVRDSAVGRLTTILELLRSFTADYVRQTNLLLGEPTAEGSQDNLLATFEHAAQQLIMPVPELAPPVEEKKERKKRTIDPNAPKRPLTPYFLYMQHARSIIANDLGAEAPKGAVQEEGQRRWANMSPHEKQGWNNAYQYNLRLYNARVHSYKNGNPHAKGMSDEEALKYAEDFHIPMPELKDAAQATAPADDQDAIAEQLQHVAAAPVAEEPEEEETPAKTPKKATGGRKRKTATPAAAVEEVKTPAPASPDKKRRRTSTKLAAAEVQEEPKKSGRKKAKSS is encoded by the exons ATGGCTCGTCCTAAGAAGTCGGCtgccgagaagcagcagcccgCTCAAGTTCCTgttcctcagcagcagcacattcagcatcatcagcAGCCCCTCGTCCCGACTCCTATGATGCCTGTCCCAGTTGCCGCTGCTGTTGTTCCCCCCCCTCAGGCTGTCATGCCTCAGCGCGTGGTCGACAACGATAGCTTCCTGCGAGTACGCGATTCG GCTGTTGGTCGTCTCACCACCATTCTGGAGCTTCTCCGCTCCTTCACTGCCGACTATGTTCGACAGACcaaccttctccttggtgaGCCCACTGCTGAGGGCTCCCAGGATAACCTCCTGGCCACCTTTGAGCATGCTGCTCAGCAGCTCATCATGCCCGTCCCTGAGCTTGCTCCCCctgttgaggagaagaaggagcgcaAGAAGCGAACCATTGACCCCAACGCCCCCAAGCGTCCCCTCACTCCCTACTTCCTCTACATGCAGCACGCTCGCTCTATTATCGCGAACGATCTTGGCGCTGAGGCTCCCAAGGGTGCTGTTCAGGAGGAGGGTCAGCGACGATGGGCCAACATGAGCCCCCATGAGAAGCAG GGTTGGAACAATGCCTACCAGTACAACCTTCGTCTGTACAACGCTCGTGTCCACTCATACAAGAATGGCAACCCTCACGCCAAGGGCATGTCTGACGAGGAGGCGCTCAAGTACGCCGAGGACTTCCACATCCCCATGCCTGAGCTCAAGGATGCTGCCCAAGCCACGGCTCCCGCCGACGACCAGGATGCTATTGCTGAGCAGCTTCAGCATGTTGCTGCTGCCCCTGTCGCTgaggagcccgaggaggaggagacccCTGCCAAGACACCCAAGAAGGCTACCGGTGGCCGCAAGCGCAAGACGGCCActcccgccgccgccgtcgaggaggttAAGACCCCTGCGCCCGCCAGCCCTGACAAGAAGCGAAGGCGCACCTCGACAaagctcgccgccgccgaggttcAGGAGGAGCCCAAGAAGTCGGGTCGCAAGAAGGCTAAGAGCTCCTGA